Proteins found in one Numida meleagris isolate 19003 breed g44 Domestic line unplaced genomic scaffold, NumMel1.0 unplaced_Scaffold742, whole genome shotgun sequence genomic segment:
- the LOC110392008 gene encoding maestro heat-like repeat-containing protein family member 1, producing MSIIHGKLQEVDEEHVRKAAQQTVYILAAQHTGVVVSSLLGSALPFDSHTCAMWRALAAEPGLTAQILEQLLEKMTRDVPYKESRAFLLGGSS from the exons ATGAGCATCATCCACGGCAAGCTGCAGGAGGTGGACGAGGAGCACGTGCGCAAGGCGGCCCAGCAGACGGTGTACATCCTGGCGGCCCAGCACACCGGCGTGGTGGTCTCCAGCCTGCTGGGCAGCGCACTGCCCTTCGACAG CCACACGTGCGCCATGTGGAGGGCCCTGGCCGCAGAGCCCGGCCTCACCGCGCAGatcctggagcagctcctggagaaGATGACGCGGGACGTGCCCTACAAGGAGAGCAGAGCGTTCCTGCTGGGCGGCAGCTCGGA